Below is a genomic region from Chelmon rostratus isolate fCheRos1 chromosome 7, fCheRos1.pri, whole genome shotgun sequence.
GATGATggataatatataataaaaactcaaaaaacTCTCAGCTACCTGCATTGTTGGCCTCAGCTTCTAGGATGTGGATCTCTGTGCAGTCTGCCAGCCAGTGTTCAAGGCAGATGTGTAAGAAGCGAGCCTGGGTGCGGGACACCCTCTTCAGGAGGGACAACAGTGCCACCGTCTGTTCACACTCATTCCAGCCCTTGAACCAATCTGTGAGGATACCTACCTGGTCTCGGAACATCATGGCGTGTCTCCTTGATAAGGAGAACAGGAATGTGCGGATGGGGAAGGGGGCACTGAAAAGACTGCTTCTTAGACACAGACAGGATCAGTCTAACCCCGCACAGCGGGGTCGTATTTGCAACAGTCTTGGGATCCCCTCAGACTGGACCGAGGGGCCCTCACATGGTTCAGGTGCACAAGGAACTGCAGACAGGGTCACCGTGTGGAGTATTAGGAAGATGTCTTATGAAGTGAGGCTGAAATTCTGCGTCAATTGTAGTTGGtaatgacacaaacaggaaaggCGTTTTTTCACTCTGGCATGTTCAGGATCACATCATCCGTGCCCTAGTAAATCAAGACATAAACAGGGAAAAATCTCAGTCACCAACTACACTTTTCTATATAAACAACCATACAAGCTTTGACAGACTGAGTCCATCTATTCAGCCTCCATACTTGGTAATGGAATATGTCCATCCTGTGATATTTGACATTCTTGTTTATATTAGGGCACATACATTTTTCTGCCCCAAAGCCACAAAACAAGAGTCATGATTTTCACGATGCAAGTGGCTCTTCAGCTTCAGTGAGGGGAAAATTGACAGTGAAGATACATAGCATAATATATAAAGAAGCGTTTATGACACACGCAGGACAAACACAGTGCTTAAACCTTTCATGCAAACAATGGTAGTGATAAGAAACATGACGTCAAATCAGAGTTTTAGAACTTTTGCATAGTTTCATAATGGTCTATGAAACAATCAAAGCAACATGAGATATGAGAAATATCCAAACAAATCTTGCAAATAAACTCCTGGAAAACTCCAACTGACTTTGACTGTGACGGCGTTGTTAGAGGTAAGCTTTCACTAATAAACTGAAATAGCCATATCATAACGATAAAAGTGTAAGTCATTCACAAAAGGAGTGCCAAGGCCATTATCCTCAAGATAAGAGTCCAGGTCAGTAACTTAACGTATACTACGGAAATAGGCTTCTGTCCAAGGAATAAGGGCTGTCACCAGTGCCCTGTATTTACAAAAGCTAATTTGTGACACATTAATTTCTGAAGAAAAGTAAAACGCAAACATCATCAGGCAACAGCAACAGTAACGTTACATGCCAAAACTACCAACGGCCAACCAGCCACTGCAACCGGTACCACCTGTAACAGTGTTCGCTATAATTTTGATTAAAGACCAACCCAAGGTATATGCTCTGGTCAGCAGGCTGATGCTGTGATTATCCCTGCGAGGTTTATTAAGTTGAATCAGTCTAAGCATTAGATAGCGGTTAGCCACAGTTAGCTTGGTTCAGTGATGTTAAACTCGACGCAGACCACTGGACACAAAATAGACCGTTCGAAGCAGAAGTATCGCAGCGATACGTTTCGATACATCGCCTCAACACGCCAAAAATCACGGGACCACACCAAACGAGGCCTCATCACAGAGGTGTCGTGCTGGTTTCGACTATGGGATGTTCCTGTCAACCTGCCACTATTTAGCTGTTCACTCCATTTGAAGTGTCCGATTCTTACAATACAAGCTTTgctgaacaaaataaaaataatgacagcaGTAGGGCCACTTGTATCATGTCTGTCTCGTCACGGTCTCAGATTTAATCCATCCATACAAATACAAGATCAACGGCTTGGCCAGCAGATGTCGCCATTTTTGACTATATCAAATGCTTTGAAACAGTGAACCATTTTCAACACAATTGCTTCATAGAGATTCGGTGCTTCAGAAAGCTTCGTTTCCCCCATCACTAGCTTCGTCGGCCTAGTTAATAATGAGTGATTCAGAAATTGTATTGTTTTTCGTTGACGCTGTCGCTGCCCCTTTCCTCCGTTTCGTAATGTTACTACGATCTTAGCGGTGCAAACAGGGAGGTTAAACGCAGTTTTAAACGACAGCAGGTTGTAGCTACTTGACTAGATAAAGTTATGCGAGTTGCGATTTACAATAAACGGACTCAAAAGGGTTGTTGTTTACCTTTGTCAGTTGTCACTGGATAGCGAGCTAGGCTAAAGTGCTAATACATAGCTAGCTCGACGGTAGAGTAGGGGTAGCTAACAGAAATGCTAGCGCTAGCTTCTTAGCTAGCAAGTTTTGCTAATAGATGCAAtaacgttagcttagctgaAAGAAGCGTAGATTTAGGTCCCGTACGAGGTATTCCTTAAGGATATTCCTTTACAGCGGCAAGCTCCCGTAGTTTCAAACATACCATGTTAAAGAATGTATGTACAAAATGTTTATTGCAATGCTGAAAATAAAGAGTGTACGCCTGGAGAAATCTACTTCGATTTTGAGTTAACGTAAGACGTACGTTTACGTCATACGTCTGGACGGTACGTAGCGTTTCGTTCCGCCCACAGTCTGGTAAATAAAAAGGCTCCCACCCTAAGAAGTAAACATGTCTTCAATATGTAGTAAAAGAAGGCAACATGCACATGTTGACATGGAATAAATGAAAACCACGATAATCAGAAGGCAATTGTCATACATTTACATATGTTATGATATTTAGGTTTTCTGTGGTGAGTAGCTTGGTTTATTGttagtgataataataataataataataataataataatgtattgGAAATTATAATTTCAAAATATATAGGGCAGCAAATCTTTACTTTTGAGAAGCTAGACGAGTTAAATGTCTAGGTTCATTGTCTTACTCAAGGCCAAGGGGATTGGACCACCAACTCTACAATTAATTGCTAACCACATGAGCAACAGCCAccccacacagaaaatgatttaCATGCTCAACAGATTATTAACATTTATGTCAGTTTATTTACTGATCATTTCGTAATTTGTTGAATGTTTCACAACACCAGAGTAAACAACAACGTAATTTCAAACATATCTTAGACATAGTTTGAAATTATATGAGAATTATGAGAGAATTTCAGGATTAAAAATAAAGATCCTCCATACAGAAGATGTTGTTGAGGCTTCATagacaccagacagcagaacagaaaactgCTGTTGCATTGGTCTGAGTGTGTTGAAAGCATCGTCTCTTCTGGTCACAATCGGTTTTCGCAGCACTGATTTGCTCTCAATGGCAAAACACATcacagcgcacacacaaaggaaaatgGCAAATGACCTGTTGTAACATCACTGATCGGGGTGGGGTCAGAGCTGCAACATGCCTAAACTTCCCACCAGTAGAGAGCAGTATAACAACTGCTCCCAATGTAATGTTATGCACGAGGAGAACAAACCTGTCCCCCCAGCTCCAGACTTCTTTTCTGCATGACAGTTCAGTTTGAAGCAGACAGGGAAGTGACCCAAAACGCATCACACAGTATATACCTGCCACGATCATAACCTGATCCACTTTACAACCCTCTCTGGATGGATACATTTTAGTTTTGATGCCTAAGTAGTCTACATTTTATTGCGTATATTTATTTACTCTTATTTTTAAGTTCAGTGTTATTCTAAAGGATTTGATGGCCGTTTTGTGATCTTTGTATTTTATGTCCATCGCTGTATGGTGATAAgaagtaaaacactgacaatatTCAACAAAATATAAACCTGAtcttttttaactttaaacagTTTGGATCTATTAAAGTTAAAGTCTCTTCTTTCAAACTAAAGCGAACAGTTCTATATGTGTATTTTTCCCATCATACATTACAAGTACATTCAAAGATGGTGTGTTTGCACACTGGATTCATGTTGCGTtgctgaaaacaggaagcagaactAACGCATGCTGTAGCTTGCCATCTGAAGCAAGATCTTGACAGTCTGAGAGTAGCTCATAGCCAAACCTGTTTCAGCAAGGCAGTGTCACCcagaagacaggaagacaggaaaagaTCCTTTGAGAATGGTAGGTGAAACTGATGCAATCGCTCGAAAGATGTTGCTTTTCTGTTGAAACTGACTGGATTTGATGAACTGTCACTCACACGCATTTGTGTCAATATGTGTCTATGTTTCTTTTACTTTGCCATTGCGACACAAGTCGACCATCCCCCGCGATCACTCACACAGGAAACTACTTTCTTGCGTGTTGCAGCAAACAACGTTTCCTGCCCTCAATATGTCAGAATTGTGTTTTGGATGTTTAATTCAACCATGCAGGGTGGAAAGAGACCTCAGCATCAGAGCAGATCGAGCCGatgtctctcaccctctctctttctttctatttctccACTTAACTTTATCAGGAGCATCAGGAAATACTATACAATTTCTAACAATGACACAATTTAAGTGATTTTCTTTACGCCATTTTTGCAGTCAAGCTCCCTGGTTGTGTGTGAAACGGATGAAAGTCTGAAAGCTAAACTGAAAAAGTTTAGATTTCGAAAAGAGACCAACAATGCTGCCATACTGAGTAAGTATCACACACTAATGATGGATAGTAGAGTTACTTGCATATCTTGACAAGCCTAAACAATGATTTCTATTTCATAGTGAAAATAGACATGGAGAAACATCTGATTATCCTGGAGGCGGAATACGAGGCAAGAACAATTAAGTACTTTatgtaattgcttttttgttttgttttgttttgttcaaagtCACTTAGACTCAGCTTTGTCTTTTAGGACATCTCACTGGATGAACTGAGAGAAGAACTTCCAGAGAGACAACCCAGATATCCTGACTGTCTAGTGAATTTAGCAAACTCAAGTATATTTGCAAAACCTCTGTTATGGTTAAAAAACAATGTCTTCCTTGACAGTGATGCACGTTCATTGTCTACAGTTACAAATATGCCCATGCTGATGGGAGGGTGTCTTACCCTCTGTGTTTCATATTCTCCAGTCCAATGGGTAAGTAGAGAATCTTCAATCAAAacctttcttcctcctcagactGTTGTTCTGACTTAACGACCACATTAACGGAAATCTGCTCATGTtattgaaatgtgctgcaggaaCGAGGTCGCAGAAGTATGTTCGATTGGTGAAATTTCAGAATCCCTtggaaaaatgttaatttcatgTTAACAGGATGTAAGCCGGAGCAAATGATGATGTATGCAGGCAGCAAGACTAAACTGGTCCAAGACGCAGAGCTTACAAAGGTAATGATCTCAAAATTATGACCCATATTTAATGGAATGCCAGTGCTTTATTGAAGAATaataaacatttatatttatttgtttagaGATGGGCCTTAAATGGTAACTGTGCCAGATACATACAGATGCAACTTTCAGGCATTAAAAATTGGACCATCATTGAATCTAGACCTTAATTATAATTTTCAAGATGATTGGCAACTTTTAGACCTAAGCAGCatattccaaaaaagttgggacgccatgtaaaacataaataacaatggaatgcaatcatttgcaaattaactgtgtttacagacaataGTTTTACTacgtgttcctgagcccatgtagtaatattaTTTATAGAATCAtgcttacctgtggaatgttgctcctgtcctaacttgtttgaaacatgtcgCTGAAAtccaattcagaataagcatttATGTACAAACATCAGTGAAGTTGCACAGGTAAAATATCAACTATGTTGTTTTCTTACTGTTTGCAATTGGGGCAAAAATGATTAGAAAAAATCACATTGTTTTGCTTTACACAGCttctttgcattttgaaatCAGAGTTGCACTTTTAGATGTCACTTGTTGTTTTGATTCTTCGACCCCACAATTTATTAACAAGTAGTTTGAGTGTAGATGAATTAATATCTCAGAGCTTCTTTAAATTTTCATGTTATTCATATTTTGAATGCGACATTCTCTGCTGCACTCTGTTAGGTCTTTGAAACAAGAAACGCTGATGATTTGACAGAAGAATGGCTGAAGGGCCAGCTGGGACTTTTTCACTGAATGTGTATCATGAATACTgtcactctttttctttgtaatacacgctgtttgatttgaattttcAGTTTTGCTTTCTACTGCTATTAAATGATTTACTGTATGAAATCAAGTGTCAGTTCTGTATTGAAATCAGTCATTTTAGACATGAGCAAACCCCTATTATTTCCAACAATAGTCTGAACTGAGCATCAACGAAACaaatcatttaattattttcaaatagAGCACAGACATTCCACCTTCTAAAAATAAGATGTTACATGTATGGGATTACTTAAAAGTTAACTAAATCCCTTaaatagggaaaaaaaaaaaaacaaaacaaccgtTGACCACTCAGTTTCTTACAAAATGTTACCTGCATTTAATTATCGTTTGAAGCCGTAACACAATGACATGTCGAAAGCTGAgagaataaagacatttttacatGATCCTGTGCTGAATATCTGACAGACAAGAACAGACGTATGGTATACAAATAGCTACTGGTGTACAAGTTAAAtatccaaaaaataaaaactgaacagaagAGAGATGTCCCCGGTCCAAATCCAGCATCTCTCACACAAAATTTCTTTTGAGACTTGCAATCATCAAGACACTACAGCCCCAGACTGAGCTAAGATCGGGGTCACTGAAAGGGTAGCTGAACATACAGATAGGATAGATGGCCATCACCTTGCAGTATGGACCACACATCTTATTCACTGTCACTGGCATCACTGGAATCTGAGCCCCTCTCACTTCCACTTCCACTCTGAGCTCTCTCTGAGTGCTCACTGCTGCGGTCGC
It encodes:
- the gmfg gene encoding glia maturation factor gamma, with amino-acid sequence MSSSLVVCETDESLKAKLKKFRFRKETNNAAILMKIDMEKHLIILEAEYEDISLDELREELPERQPRFIVYSYKYAHADGRVSYPLCFIFSSPMGCKPEQMMMYAGSKTKLVQDAELTKVFETRNADDLTEEWLKGQLGLFH